The Amycolatopsis coloradensis sequence AGGGAAAGACCCTGCGACGGGGGAGCGGATCGTTCTCACGGAATCGGTGTCGATCGAGAAGCCGGGAAACGAGCGGTCCGAGCGTGCTGCGCTGAAGGAAGCCGAGAAAGTCCGGACGCGGCTCCAGCATGAAGCGGACTCCTTGAAGGTCGCCCGGACAAGGTCGACCTTTGGCGCACTTCTTGATCAGTGGCTTCCGCAGGCGGAGATCGATCCCACGACCCGCATGAACTACGAGTGGATGATCCGGGATCACATTCGTCCTGTGCTCGGCGACCTTCCGTTGGTTCTGCTCATGCGAGACGCGCCTGAGCGTCTGGAGAAGTTCTACGCGGACCTGCGGCGCTGTCGACAGCGTTGCGACGGGAAGCCGTTCGTCGAGCATCGAGTCGACGGAAAGCACGAGTGCCGAGTCGTGGTGAAACATCGTCGGAGAGCTGGACGACCGACTGCCGATGAGTTGGTTAACCACGACTGCGTATCGACAGGCTGCGAAGTGGTCGAGTGCCAGCCACATGTGTGCAAGCCCTACTCGGCCTCCTCGATTCGTTCGATCCATGGGGTCATTAGCGGAGCGCTGAGTGCTGCGGTGCGTTGGAAGCGGATCCCATACAACCCGGCGCCGAGTGTTCGCTTGCCTACCAAGCGGAAATCGCAACCTCGCCCGCCGTCGAGTCAGGAGATGGCCCGGATCATCGAAGCTGCACATGAGGTCAGCCTTGAGTGGGGGACGTATGTCTGGCTGTCCGCAGTGACCGGTGCTCGCCGCGGTGAGGTCGCAGCGCTTCAGTGGGAAGACGTCGACCTCGATGCAGCGGTCGTGACTCTCGATGAGAACTACGTCCGAGGGCCGGACGGGATGATCCTCAAGGACACCAAGACTCACCAGGGGAGACGAGTCTCGCTCGATCCTGAGACCGTGCGATTGCTTGAACAGCTCAGAGCTGCCACGATTCGGCAGCTGTCGAGCCTGGGGCTCGCGCTGCGTGGTGGAACTTGGGTCTTCTCTGCGCAACCCGACTTCAGCAAGCCCCGGGACCCCAGTTCGCTAACTCGCCGGTATGGCCGTCTCGTCGCGAAGCTCGGCGTTAAGACGCAGCTCAAGGAACTGCGTCACTATTCAGCGACCCAGCTGCTTACCGCCGGCGTTGACCTTCGGACGGTAGCCGGTCGACTCGGACATGGGGATGGCAGTACCACCCTTCGGCACTACGCGGCGTGGGTCGGAGCTGCCGACAAAGCCGCAGCGGAAACCATCGGTAGCACGATGCCGAAGCTTCGGCCCTCCCGGTCCACATCCGACGACTAGGGCTTACAGAACGACTGCCGCCAATGCCTTGTCGTCGCTGACCTTCGCTCGCGGGAGTGCGCGGCCGTTCGGGTCGTCTCGTTTCTCCCAAGCAACGCAGATGTCAAGCACGTTCCCCAGCTCAGCTTCACTTCCGTGTGCCAAACGTGCCCAGTTCGCGAGTCCTAAGTGGAGCATTGGACTGTAAGCTCCGTCGGTCGCGAGCACGGCCCACG is a genomic window containing:
- a CDS encoding tyrosine-type recombinase/integrase, translated to MVTTGSIEGGRQRGSIRRHRDSFQVRVSAGKDPATGERIVLTESVSIEKPGNERSERAALKEAEKVRTRLQHEADSLKVARTRSTFGALLDQWLPQAEIDPTTRMNYEWMIRDHIRPVLGDLPLVLLMRDAPERLEKFYADLRRCRQRCDGKPFVEHRVDGKHECRVVVKHRRRAGRPTADELVNHDCVSTGCEVVECQPHVCKPYSASSIRSIHGVISGALSAAVRWKRIPYNPAPSVRLPTKRKSQPRPPSSQEMARIIEAAHEVSLEWGTYVWLSAVTGARRGEVAALQWEDVDLDAAVVTLDENYVRGPDGMILKDTKTHQGRRVSLDPETVRLLEQLRAATIRQLSSLGLALRGGTWVFSAQPDFSKPRDPSSLTRRYGRLVAKLGVKTQLKELRHYSATQLLTAGVDLRTVAGRLGHGDGSTTLRHYAAWVGAADKAAAETIGSTMPKLRPSRSTSDD